The Anabas testudineus chromosome 11, fAnaTes1.2, whole genome shotgun sequence genome has a segment encoding these proteins:
- the asns gene encoding asparagine synthetase [glutamine-hydrolyzing]: MCGIWALFGSDECLSVQCTNAMKIAHRGPDAFRFENVNGFTNCCFGFHRLAIVDQLYGMQPLRIKKFPFLWLCYNGEIYNHHTLKQQFEFDYQTKVDGEILLHLYDRFGIGKMASLLDGVFAFILLDTANRKVFLGRDTYGVRPLFKLLTDDGFLAVCSESKGLINITHAMSTPANIVPFLPGHYEVFDLKQNGKVQSLTMEQFHCCTQEPAHATYDTMERLSTSFDEETVKSNIRTLFENAVRKRLMAHRRIGCLLSGGLDSSLVAATLVKLAKEEKLQYPIQTFAIGSDDSPDVIAARKVAAHIGSEHHEVNFTAEEGIQAVEQVILHLESYDITTIRASVGMYLVSKYIREKTDSVVIFSGEGSDELTQGYIYFHKAPTPRAAAEDSVRLMKELYMFDVLRADRTTAAHGLELRVPFLDHRFTAYYLSLPEEMRIPKHGVEKHLLRESFKGLNLIPDEILWRRKEAFSDGVMSVKKSWYTCLQEHVDSMVNDDQMEKAHKTFPHNPPPTKEGYYFRQVFEKHYPGRAQWICHYWMPRWINAVDPSARTLSIYKPDKDQ, from the exons ATGTGTGGTATCTGGGCCTTGTTTGGCAGCGATGAGTGCCTGTCAGTTCAGTGCACAAACGCCATGAAGATTGCCCACAGGGGCCCGGACGCTTTCCGATTTGAAAATGTCAACGGCTTTACCAACTGCTGCTTTGGCTTCCACAGGCTGGCTATTGTGGACCAGCTGTATGGCATGCAGCCGTTACGCATCAAGAAGTTTCCTTTTCTGTGGCTCTGCTACAATGGAGAGATTTACAACCATCACACG CTTAAACAGCAGTTTGAGTTTGATTACCAAACTAAAGTGGATGGTGAGATTTTGCTCCATCTGTACGACCGCTTTGGCATCGGGAAGATGGCCTCTCTTCTGGATGgtgtgtttgctttcattttacTGGACACTGCCAACAGAAAAGTCTTTTTGGGGAGGGATACATATGGTGTCCGTCCTCTGTTCAAACTCCTCACTGATGATGGATTCCTCGCGGTGTGTTCAGAGTCCAAAG GCCTTATAAACATTACCCATGCTATGAGCACTCCAGCCAACATTGTCCCCTTTCTCCCTGGACACTATGAGGTCTTTGACTTGAAGCAGAACGGCAAAGTTCAGTCTCTCACAATGGAGCAGTTCCACTGCTGCACACAGGAACCTGCCCACGCTACCTACGACACTATGGAGAGACTATCTACAA GTTTCGATGaagaaactgtaaaaagcaACATAAGAACCCTGTTTGAGAACGCTGTGAGGAAGCGCCTCATGGCTCACAGGAGAATTGGCTGTCTGCTGTCAG GTGGTCTGGACTCAAGCTTGGTTGCTGCTACACTGGTGAAACTGGCCaaagaagagaagctgcagtATCCCATCCAGACATTTGCAATCGGGTCAGATGACAGTCCAGACGTCATAGCTGCTCGCAAG GTTGCAGCACACATTGGCAGTGAACACCATGAGGTGAACTTCACTGCAGAAGAGGGCATCCAGGCAGTAGAGCAAGTCATCTTACACCTGGAGTCCTATGACATCACCACCATACGTGCCTCTGTTG GGATGTACTTGGTTTCAAAGTACATCAGGGAGAAGACAGACAGTGTGGTGATCTTCTCTGGAGAGGGTTCTGATGAGCTGACACAGGGATACATTTACTTCCACAAG GCTCCAACTccgagagcagcagcagaggacagTGTTCGACTGATGAAGGAACTCTATATGTTTGATGTTCTCCGTGCTGATCGCACCACTGCTGCACATGG actgGAGCTCAGAGTGCCGTTTCTGGACCACAGATTCACAGCATACTACCTCTCCCTGCCTGAGGAGATGAGGATTCCAAAG CACGGAGTGGAGAAGCACCTGCTGAGGGAATCCTTTAAAGGTCTCAACTTGATCCCTGATGAGATTCTGTGGAGACGCAAGGAAGCCTTCAGTGATGGGGTGATGTCTGTGAAGAAGTCCTGGTACACGTGCCTGCAGGAGCATGTAGACTCTATG GTGAATGATGACCAGATGGAGAAGGCTCATAAGACTTTCCCACACAACCCTCCACCCACCAAAGAGGGCTACTACTTCAGACAGGTGTTTGAGAAGCACTACCCGGGCCGAGCTCAGTGGATCTGCCATTACTGGATGCCGCGCTGGATTAACGCTGTCGACCCATCGGCCCGCACCCTGTCTATCTATAAGCCTGACAAAGACCAGTGA